In Gemmatimonadales bacterium, a single window of DNA contains:
- a CDS encoding TetR/AcrR family transcriptional regulator, with protein sequence MPAGTTASPTVSAYVRAKRDRRRKEILHAALRAFREKGYHGTTLDDIAERFGVRKTALYHYFPDKEAILYACHQESLAELDRIVAGSRAYDTAIERLAYVIREHVRVMTETLEGSPLAFEVTSLSAERQRDVIAGRDRYERALRRIIAQGVADHEFRQLNPKIAVFAILGSINWIARWYRPEGALQAEELGREFAEHLVGGLTCG encoded by the coding sequence ATGCCCGCTGGCACCACCGCCTCGCCGACCGTCTCCGCCTACGTGCGCGCCAAGCGCGACCGGCGGCGCAAGGAGATCCTGCACGCCGCGCTCCGTGCGTTCCGGGAGAAGGGCTACCACGGCACCACGCTCGACGACATCGCCGAGCGGTTCGGCGTCCGCAAGACGGCGCTGTACCACTACTTCCCCGACAAGGAAGCCATCCTCTACGCCTGCCACCAGGAATCGCTGGCGGAGCTCGACCGCATCGTGGCGGGCAGCCGGGCGTACGACACCGCCATCGAACGCCTGGCCTACGTCATCCGCGAGCACGTGCGGGTCATGACGGAGACGCTCGAGGGCTCACCGCTCGCCTTCGAGGTCACCTCGCTCTCGGCCGAGCGGCAACGCGACGTGATCGCGGGCCGCGACCGCTACGAGCGGGCGCTGCGGCGGATCATCGCGCAGGGCGTCGCCGACCACGAGTTCCGGCAGCTCAACCCCAAGATCGCGGTGTTCGCGATCCTCGGCTCGATCAACTGGATCGCGCGCTGGTACCGGCCGGAAGGCGCGCTGCAGGCCGAGGAGCTGGGACGCGAATTCGCCGAGCACCTGGTGGGAGGGCTCACGTGCGGGTGA
- the had gene encoding 6-hydroxycyclohex-1-ene-1-carbonyl-CoA dehydrogenase — MKALQLTAPGTLELRAVPRPVPLRDQVLVEVAGCGVCHTDIGFWKDGVGTKQAPPITLGHEVSGTVVEAGDEFQHLVGAEVIVPAVIPCGTCELCRSERGNVCRAQVMPGNDIDGGFAEFLAVPGRGLCVVKERGSHALADLSVVADAVTTPYQAVTRSGLAPGQLAVVVGTGGVGGYAVQIAAALGAQVAAIDVDDQRLAAVAGHGAGLAVNSATTDFKELRKRVRAFAAERGCGETGWKIFECSGHPGGQETAWGLLTHAATLMVVGFTLAKVSLRLSNAMAFEATVQGTWGCRPELYPAALELVTSGRVALQPFVEHHPLASGVEVLAAVAERKIARRAILVPDAA, encoded by the coding sequence ATGAAGGCCCTCCAGCTCACGGCCCCCGGCACGCTCGAGCTGCGCGCGGTGCCGCGGCCCGTCCCGCTGCGCGACCAGGTCCTGGTCGAGGTCGCCGGGTGCGGCGTGTGCCACACCGACATCGGGTTCTGGAAGGACGGGGTCGGCACCAAGCAGGCGCCGCCCATCACGCTCGGCCACGAGGTGAGCGGCACCGTGGTCGAGGCGGGCGACGAGTTCCAGCACCTGGTCGGCGCCGAGGTGATCGTGCCCGCGGTTATTCCGTGCGGGACGTGCGAGCTGTGCCGGAGCGAACGCGGCAACGTGTGCCGCGCGCAGGTCATGCCCGGCAACGACATCGACGGCGGCTTCGCCGAATTCCTGGCCGTCCCCGGCCGCGGCCTGTGCGTGGTCAAGGAGCGCGGCTCGCACGCCCTCGCGGACCTGAGCGTCGTGGCCGACGCGGTGACGACGCCCTACCAGGCGGTGACGCGCAGCGGCCTGGCGCCGGGCCAGCTGGCGGTCGTCGTGGGCACGGGCGGCGTCGGGGGCTACGCCGTCCAGATCGCCGCGGCCCTCGGCGCGCAGGTCGCGGCGATCGACGTGGACGACCAGCGCCTGGCGGCGGTGGCCGGGCACGGCGCCGGCCTCGCGGTCAACTCCGCGACGACCGATTTCAAGGAGCTCAGGAAGCGGGTGCGCGCGTTTGCCGCCGAGCGCGGCTGCGGCGAGACCGGCTGGAAGATCTTCGAGTGCTCCGGGCACCCCGGCGGCCAGGAGACGGCCTGGGGCCTGCTGACCCACGCCGCCACGCTGATGGTGGTCGGCTTCACGCTGGCCAAGGTCTCGCTGCGCCTCAGCAACGCGATGGCGTTCGAAGCGACCGTCCAGGGCACCTGGGGCTGCAGGCCGGAGCTGTATCCCGCCGCGCTCGAGCTGGTGACGAGCGGCCGCGTCGCGCTGCAGCCGTTCGTCGAGCACCATCCACTGGCGTCCGGCGTCGAGGTGCTCGCCGCCGTGGCCGAGCGAAAGATCGCCCGCCGCGCCATCCTCGTGCCCGACGCCGCCTGA
- the oah gene encoding 6-oxocyclohex-1-ene-1-carbonyl-CoA hydratase: MKSHTLVDDYAYRLIRFDKRPARDAAGRDVPGLFNAWIVIDNPAQLNSYTTDTAKEVILAFRQASMDRSVVAVVFTGTGDKAFCTGGNTKEYAEYYAGNPQEYKQYMRLFNDMIDAILRCDKPVINRVNGLRIAGGQEIGMACDFTIAADTARFGQAGPKHGSAPDGGSTDFLPLYVGFTRAVESGVLCETWSAHKALFLGLVNQVVPVLKLDGRWIPNPLVVTDRMVDEFGAIVYGDFRAGAEAERAKAVAAKATTDLSRLDEAVEALCTKLLYLMPDCTAKTLTSLRKHKTWHWDNTSATNREWLALNMMTEAKAGFRAFNDGPKGKREVDFIRLRQLLAEGHPWDDELVRAISPQYQAAD, from the coding sequence ATGAAATCCCACACCCTCGTTGACGACTACGCCTACCGCCTGATCCGCTTCGACAAGAGGCCGGCCCGCGACGCGGCCGGCCGCGACGTGCCCGGGCTGTTCAACGCCTGGATCGTCATCGACAACCCGGCGCAGCTCAACAGCTACACCACGGACACGGCGAAGGAGGTCATCCTCGCCTTCCGGCAGGCGTCGATGGACCGGAGCGTGGTGGCGGTGGTGTTCACGGGCACGGGCGACAAGGCGTTCTGCACCGGCGGCAACACCAAGGAGTACGCCGAGTACTACGCCGGCAATCCGCAGGAATACAAGCAGTACATGCGCCTCTTCAACGACATGATCGACGCCATCCTGCGCTGCGACAAGCCCGTGATCAACCGCGTCAACGGGCTCCGGATCGCGGGCGGCCAGGAAATCGGGATGGCGTGCGACTTCACCATCGCGGCGGACACCGCGCGGTTCGGACAGGCTGGCCCCAAGCACGGCTCCGCGCCCGACGGCGGCTCGACCGACTTCCTGCCGTTGTACGTCGGCTTCACGCGGGCAGTGGAGAGCGGCGTGCTGTGCGAGACCTGGAGCGCGCACAAGGCGCTGTTCCTCGGCCTGGTGAACCAGGTGGTGCCGGTCCTCAAGCTCGACGGCCGCTGGATCCCGAATCCGCTGGTCGTGACCGATCGGATGGTGGACGAGTTCGGCGCCATCGTCTACGGCGACTTCCGCGCGGGCGCCGAGGCCGAGAGGGCGAAGGCGGTGGCGGCGAAGGCGACGACGGACCTGTCGCGGCTCGACGAGGCCGTCGAGGCGCTGTGCACCAAGCTGCTGTACCTCATGCCCGACTGCACCGCCAAGACGCTCACCAGCCTCAGAAAGCACAAGACCTGGCACTGGGACAACACCAGCGCCACCAACCGCGAGTGGCTGGCGCTCAACATGATGACCGAGGCGAAAGCCGGATTCCGCGCCTTCAACGACGGCCCCAAGGGAAAGCGCGAGGTGGACTTCATCCGCCTGCGCCAGCTGCTGGCCGAAGGCCATCCGTGGGACGACGAGCTGGTGCGCGCGATCTCGCCGCAGTACCAGGCGGCCGACTGA